From a single Hymenobacter sp. YIM 151500-1 genomic region:
- a CDS encoding uridine kinase family protein, whose product MQHPFIVGITGGSASGKTTFLRRLLASFAEDEICLISQDNYYHPRESQQVDAQGVTNFDLPSSIDSQAYAADVLRISQGQEVRRREYTFNNPNATPSELVFRPAPIVVVEGIFVFYFEEVARLLDLKVYIDAREHVKLQRRIVRDRDERGYDLEDVLYRYTHHVAPTYEKYIKPFKHDADLIIPNNRHFDRGLDVLVSFLRGKI is encoded by the coding sequence ATGCAACACCCCTTTATTGTTGGTATCACGGGCGGCAGCGCCTCCGGCAAAACCACGTTTCTGCGCCGGCTGCTGGCCTCGTTTGCCGAAGACGAAATCTGCCTGATTTCGCAGGACAACTACTACCACCCGCGTGAGAGCCAGCAAGTTGACGCCCAAGGCGTCACCAACTTCGACCTGCCGTCCAGTATTGATTCCCAGGCCTATGCCGCCGATGTGCTGCGCATTAGCCAGGGCCAGGAGGTGCGCCGCCGCGAATACACCTTCAACAACCCCAACGCTACCCCGAGTGAGCTGGTGTTTCGGCCCGCGCCCATTGTGGTGGTAGAAGGCATCTTCGTGTTTTACTTCGAGGAGGTAGCTCGGCTGCTCGACCTGAAGGTGTACATCGACGCGCGGGAGCACGTGAAGCTACAGCGCCGCATCGTGCGCGACCGGGACGAGCGGGGCTACGACCTGGAAGATGTGCTCTACCGCTACACCCACCACGTGGCGCCCACCTACGAGAAGTACATCAAGCCCTTCAAGCACGACGCCGACCTCATCATCCCCAATAACCGGCACTTCGACCGGGGCCTGGACGTGCTTGTGTCCTTTCTGCGAGGTAAAATCTGA
- the rdgB gene encoding RdgB/HAM1 family non-canonical purine NTP pyrophosphatase produces the protein MRLCFATNNLHKLAEVRPLLSSSLELLSLQDIGCREELPETQDTLEGNARQKAEYVWEHYRVACFADDTGLEVAALYGAPGVYSARYAGPQRSAPDNVQKLLQELQGAPDRSAAFRTVVALVGLTPEPQLFAGAVPGLITEVPRGLDGFGYDPVFQPNEGDGRTFAEMTLAEKNTLSHRARAVAGLVSYLQKTAK, from the coding sequence ATGCGCCTTTGCTTCGCTACCAACAACCTGCACAAGCTCGCCGAAGTGCGGCCCCTGCTGTCTTCCTCCCTTGAGCTGCTCAGCCTCCAGGACATCGGCTGCCGGGAAGAGCTGCCCGAAACCCAGGACACGCTGGAAGGCAACGCCCGCCAGAAAGCCGAATACGTGTGGGAACACTACCGCGTGGCTTGTTTCGCCGACGATACTGGCCTGGAGGTAGCGGCCCTGTACGGCGCGCCCGGCGTGTACTCGGCCCGCTACGCCGGCCCCCAGCGCTCCGCCCCCGACAACGTGCAAAAGCTGCTACAGGAACTCCAAGGCGCCCCCGACCGCTCGGCGGCGTTTCGTACTGTGGTAGCCTTGGTGGGCCTCACCCCCGAGCCTCAGCTGTTTGCCGGCGCCGTGCCCGGCCTCATCACCGAAGTGCCCCGCGGGCTCGATGGCTTCGGCTACGACCCCGTGTTTCAGCCGAACGAAGGCGACGGCCGCACATTTGCTGAGATGACCCTGGCTGAGAAAAACACGCTTAGCCACCGCGCCCGCGCCGTTGCCGGGCTGGTGAGCTATCTGCAAAAGACGGCGAAGTAA
- a CDS encoding type B 50S ribosomal protein L31, translating into MKKDIHPEYREVVFQDTSSDFKFITRSTMNSNETITMEDGKTYPVIKVEVSSASHPFYTGKNVFIDTAGRVEKFMNRYKKK; encoded by the coding sequence ATGAAAAAAGACATCCACCCCGAGTATCGCGAAGTGGTGTTCCAGGACACTTCCAGCGACTTCAAATTCATCACCCGTTCGACCATGAACTCGAACGAGACTATCACGATGGAAGACGGCAAAACCTACCCCGTTATTAAGGTGGAAGTTAGCTCGGCCTCGCACCCCTTCTACACCGGCAAAAACGTGTTTATCGACACGGCGGGCCGCGTAGAGAAGTTCATGAACCGCTACAAGAAGAAGTAG
- a CDS encoding GlmU family protein: MHILLFDDPAIRPQLLPFTFTRPVAALRCGILTLAEKWQHRLGAGRVGYLTEAYLQAKFPAGDTQGPALVINGAVCPDDLLARQVQDLQPGEALYDGELLVAAHLADASKVAELIQDGFRRTRAVAEPVTVIREVWHLFLRNGAEIRRDFDLLTRGRQSQPVGDAHTIVYAPENIFIEEGVKIRAAILNAENGPIYLGRNSQVHEGAIISGPLALGEGAHINAGAKMRGDNTVGPYCKVGGEVGNSILLGYSNKGHDGYLGNSVIGEWCNLGADTNTSNLKNNYAPVKIWSHAAGRFVNTGQTFCGLMMGDHSKCGINTMFNTGTVVGVAANIFGAGFPRTFIPSFSWGGAAGFETFKLPKVAEVAERVMARRNLAYDATEQAILQHVYEATAHDRAWERATPAAPETGI; the protein is encoded by the coding sequence ATGCATATTCTGCTTTTCGACGACCCAGCCATCCGGCCGCAGCTGCTGCCGTTTACGTTTACCCGTCCCGTGGCCGCCCTGCGCTGCGGCATCCTGACCTTGGCCGAAAAGTGGCAGCACCGCTTGGGCGCCGGGCGCGTGGGCTACCTCACCGAAGCCTACTTGCAGGCCAAGTTTCCGGCCGGCGACACGCAAGGCCCGGCCCTGGTCATCAACGGCGCCGTGTGCCCCGACGACCTGCTGGCCCGCCAGGTGCAGGACTTGCAGCCCGGTGAGGCCCTGTATGACGGCGAGCTGCTGGTGGCGGCCCACCTGGCCGATGCGTCGAAAGTGGCCGAGCTGATTCAGGACGGCTTTCGGCGCACCCGCGCGGTAGCGGAGCCCGTGACGGTGATTCGGGAGGTGTGGCACCTGTTTTTGCGCAACGGCGCCGAAATCCGCCGCGACTTCGACCTGCTCACCCGCGGCCGCCAGTCCCAGCCCGTCGGCGACGCGCACACCATCGTGTACGCCCCCGAGAACATCTTTATTGAGGAGGGCGTGAAGATTCGGGCGGCTATCCTGAACGCTGAAAACGGCCCCATTTACCTGGGCCGCAACTCCCAGGTGCACGAGGGCGCCATCATCAGCGGCCCGCTGGCCCTGGGCGAAGGGGCCCACATCAATGCCGGCGCCAAAATGCGCGGCGACAACACCGTGGGGCCCTACTGCAAGGTGGGCGGCGAGGTCGGCAACAGCATCCTGCTGGGCTACAGCAACAAGGGCCACGACGGCTACCTCGGCAACTCCGTGATAGGGGAGTGGTGCAACCTGGGCGCCGATACCAATACCTCCAACCTGAAGAACAATTACGCCCCGGTGAAAATCTGGAGCCACGCGGCGGGCCGCTTCGTGAACACCGGCCAGACATTTTGCGGGCTGATGATGGGCGACCATAGCAAGTGCGGCATCAACACGATGTTCAACACGGGCACGGTGGTAGGCGTGGCGGCCAACATCTTCGGGGCAGGCTTCCCGCGCACGTTCATTCCGAGCTTCAGCTGGGGCGGGGCCGCGGGTTTCGAGACCTTCAAGCTGCCCAAAGTGGCCGAAGTAGCGGAGCGCGTCATGGCCCGCCGCAACCTTGCCTATGATGCCACCGAGCAGGCCATCCTGCAGCACGTGTACGAGGCCACCGCCCATGACCGGGCGTGGGAACGAGCCACGCCCGCAGCGCCAGAAACCGGGATTTAG
- a CDS encoding DNA polymerase III subunit: protein MRFSDIPGHGEVKRVLVQSVRRNHVAHAQLFRGAEGSAALALALAYATFLNCEARTPEAEDSCGNCPSCQKIDKLVHPDLNFILPVTSTKAVPKDATSSKFAAEWRSFVLDNPYQGLNDWMQHIGADNKQGSISKEESLQLLRLVSLKAFEAQFKLVVIWLPELMHPAAANAVLKLLEEPPPATVFLLVSYAPEQLLPTIVSRVQPVVVRALAEDELTAWLRDTHHVPEVKARQLAQLAEGNVGTALASLSSAAGATDHNYFDLFVAWMRTCYANKVADMLDKSDEFQKLGRENQKEFLQYGLGLLRKVLLFGLDPQLVPHLPTNEQGFIKGFSTYVTPRNAGPLTQELNEAHYHVERNANPRMVFVDASLRVAELLRQA, encoded by the coding sequence ATGCGCTTTTCTGACATTCCGGGCCACGGCGAGGTGAAGCGGGTGCTCGTGCAGAGTGTGCGGCGCAACCACGTGGCCCATGCCCAGCTGTTTCGCGGGGCCGAGGGCTCGGCGGCCCTGGCCCTGGCTCTGGCCTACGCCACGTTTCTGAACTGCGAGGCCCGCACGCCAGAGGCCGAGGACTCGTGCGGAAATTGCCCTAGCTGTCAGAAAATCGACAAGCTCGTGCACCCCGACCTCAACTTCATCCTGCCCGTCACCAGCACCAAGGCCGTGCCCAAGGACGCCACCAGCAGCAAGTTCGCGGCCGAGTGGCGCAGCTTCGTGCTCGACAACCCCTACCAAGGCCTCAACGACTGGATGCAGCACATCGGGGCCGACAACAAGCAGGGCAGCATCTCGAAGGAAGAAAGCCTGCAACTGCTCAGGCTGGTGAGTTTGAAAGCCTTCGAGGCCCAGTTCAAGCTGGTCGTTATCTGGCTGCCCGAGCTGATGCACCCGGCCGCGGCCAACGCCGTGCTCAAGCTACTGGAGGAGCCGCCGCCCGCCACGGTGTTTCTGCTGGTCAGCTACGCGCCCGAGCAGCTGCTGCCGACGATTGTGAGCCGGGTGCAGCCCGTGGTGGTGCGCGCCCTGGCGGAAGATGAGCTGACGGCCTGGCTGCGCGACACCCACCACGTGCCCGAAGTAAAAGCCCGGCAGCTGGCCCAGCTGGCCGAAGGCAACGTGGGCACCGCCCTGGCTTCGCTCAGCTCGGCCGCCGGCGCCACCGACCACAACTACTTCGACCTGTTTGTGGCCTGGATGCGCACCTGCTACGCCAACAAGGTGGCCGACATGCTTGATAAAAGCGACGAGTTTCAGAAGCTGGGCCGCGAAAACCAAAAGGAGTTTTTGCAGTACGGCCTGGGCCTGCTGCGCAAGGTGCTGCTCTTCGGCCTCGACCCCCAACTGGTGCCCCATCTGCCTACCAATGAGCAAGGCTTTATCAAAGGCTTCAGCACCTACGTGACGCCCCGCAACGCCGGGCCGCTAACGCAGGAGCTGAACGAAGCGCACTACCACGTGGAGCGCAACGCCAACCCGCGCATGGTGTTCGTAGATGCGTCGCTGCGCGTAGCCGAGCTGCTGCGCCAGGCCTAG
- the hemC gene encoding hydroxymethylbilane synthase produces MKSSIRIGTRGSKLALWQAQHVADRLAAAGLTPEIVIITTTGDVVLDRSLDKIGAKGVFTEELEQGLRTGHVDIAVHSAKDVQSSIPADLELLAFLEREQVNDVIVSFDPALDLQRPDLVLGTSSTRRKAMLKRFLPHAVTAEARGNLQTRLRKLEEGQYHGLVLAYAGVHRMEYDSLIRFVLPETQYVPATGQGSIAIECARSLEPDLKAKLRRILDHEATHVCLVAERAFLRTMEGGCSIPSFALATLAPGGTVRLHGGLISLDGQHWLDEQQTAPLAAAETLGVRVAEAVLARGGQQILDDIRQQRQLS; encoded by the coding sequence TTGAAATCCTCGATTCGCATCGGCACGCGCGGCAGCAAGCTGGCCCTGTGGCAAGCCCAGCACGTGGCCGACCGCCTGGCGGCCGCCGGCCTCACGCCGGAAATCGTCATCATCACCACCACCGGCGACGTGGTGCTGGACCGCTCCCTCGATAAAATCGGAGCCAAAGGCGTATTCACGGAGGAGCTGGAGCAAGGCCTGCGCACCGGCCACGTAGACATTGCCGTGCACAGCGCCAAAGACGTGCAAAGCTCGATTCCGGCCGATTTGGAGCTGCTGGCATTTCTGGAGCGCGAGCAGGTCAACGACGTAATCGTCAGCTTCGACCCCGCTCTGGACCTCCAGCGCCCCGACCTTGTGCTGGGCACCAGCAGCACCCGGCGCAAGGCCATGCTCAAGCGGTTTTTGCCCCACGCCGTTACGGCCGAAGCCCGCGGCAACCTCCAAACCCGCCTGCGCAAGCTGGAAGAAGGCCAGTACCACGGCCTGGTACTGGCCTACGCCGGCGTGCACCGCATGGAGTACGACAGCCTCATCCGGTTTGTGCTGCCCGAAACCCAGTACGTACCCGCTACCGGCCAGGGCAGCATTGCCATTGAGTGTGCCCGCAGCCTGGAGCCGGACCTAAAGGCCAAGCTGCGCCGCATCCTCGACCACGAAGCCACGCACGTGTGCCTGGTGGCCGAGCGGGCATTTCTGCGCACCATGGAAGGCGGGTGCAGCATTCCGTCGTTTGCCTTGGCTACGCTGGCGCCCGGTGGCACGGTGCGCCTGCACGGCGGCCTTATCAGCCTCGATGGGCAACACTGGTTGGACGAACAGCAGACTGCGCCCCTAGCCGCCGCCGAGACGCTTGGGGTGCGGGTGGCGGAGGCCGTGCTGGCCCGCGGTGGCCAGCAGATTCTCGACGACATCCGGCAGCAGCGCCAGCTCAGCTAG
- a CDS encoding peptidylprolyl isomerase: protein MNILSRLVTLLMAVLLVASAAQAQTKTAKRPRTSKKDEVITISTPQGDIRLVLFEQTPLHKANFLKLAESGFYNGTTFHRVIPGFMIQGGDPNSKDTDPDNDGEGAPNEKMIPAEIRPEFRHNPGAVAAARTADFVNPQRASSASQFYIVQNPQGTPHLDGQYTVFGQVISGQEVVDKIAQQPANERNRPLTDLKMTVKVEKLKKKKITELYGYQY from the coding sequence ATGAACATCCTCTCCCGATTAGTCACGCTGCTGATGGCCGTGTTGCTGGTGGCCTCGGCTGCTCAAGCCCAGACCAAGACTGCCAAACGCCCCCGAACCAGCAAGAAAGACGAAGTAATAACCATCAGCACCCCGCAGGGCGACATCCGGCTGGTGCTTTTCGAGCAGACGCCTCTGCACAAGGCCAACTTCCTGAAGCTGGCCGAAAGCGGCTTCTACAACGGCACCACGTTTCACCGGGTCATTCCGGGTTTCATGATTCAGGGCGGCGACCCCAACTCCAAGGACACCGACCCCGATAATGACGGCGAAGGCGCCCCCAATGAGAAGATGATTCCGGCCGAAATCCGGCCCGAGTTCCGGCACAATCCCGGCGCTGTGGCCGCTGCCCGCACCGCCGACTTCGTGAACCCCCAGCGGGCCAGCAGCGCCTCGCAGTTCTACATCGTGCAAAATCCCCAGGGCACCCCCCACCTCGACGGCCAGTACACGGTGTTCGGCCAGGTTATCAGCGGGCAGGAAGTGGTGGACAAAATTGCCCAGCAGCCTGCCAATGAGCGAAACCGCCCCCTCACCGACCTGAAGATGACGGTGAAAGTGGAAAAGCTCAAAAAGAAGAAGATTACTGAACTCTACGGGTATCAGTATTAG
- a CDS encoding SDR family oxidoreductase, whose protein sequence is MKLLITGSNGLLGQKLVALLRRQPLVQLVATSRGANKLAELYPEVRFVSLDVTDRAQVERVLAQEKPTHLVHTAAMTQVDECELNQEACWLQNVTAVEYLVAACEQQGTHLLHLSTDFIFSGEEGPLTEDATPAPVNFYGESKLAAERVVQVCRVPWTILRTVLVYGAAHDYGRTNIVLWVRDSLRAGQKINVVDDQLRTPTLAEDLAQGCWLAAQRNATGIYHLSGRELLTPYQMALQVADFFQLDKSLLVRVDASTFSQPAKRPARTGFIITKAERELSYQPHSFQEGIALLARQTEAA, encoded by the coding sequence ATGAAGCTCCTCATTACCGGTTCCAATGGGCTGCTGGGCCAGAAGCTGGTGGCATTGCTCCGCCGGCAGCCCCTGGTGCAACTGGTTGCTACTTCCCGGGGAGCCAACAAGCTTGCTGAACTGTATCCGGAGGTGCGCTTTGTGTCGCTCGATGTGACGGACCGGGCTCAGGTGGAGCGGGTGCTGGCCCAGGAAAAGCCTACTCACCTCGTGCACACGGCTGCCATGACCCAGGTAGATGAGTGTGAGCTAAACCAGGAAGCGTGCTGGTTGCAGAACGTGACGGCCGTGGAGTATTTAGTGGCCGCCTGCGAGCAGCAGGGTACTCACCTCCTCCATCTCAGCACCGATTTTATCTTCAGCGGAGAAGAAGGGCCCCTGACGGAAGACGCCACGCCCGCGCCGGTAAATTTTTATGGGGAAAGCAAGCTGGCTGCCGAGCGTGTGGTGCAGGTCTGCCGGGTGCCCTGGACTATTTTGCGCACGGTGCTGGTGTACGGCGCCGCCCACGACTACGGCCGCACCAACATCGTGCTGTGGGTGCGCGACTCCCTGCGGGCCGGCCAGAAAATCAACGTGGTGGACGACCAGCTCCGCACCCCGACGCTGGCCGAGGACCTGGCCCAGGGCTGCTGGCTGGCTGCGCAACGCAATGCCACCGGCATCTACCACCTGAGCGGCCGGGAGCTGCTGACGCCCTACCAAATGGCCCTGCAAGTAGCCGACTTCTTCCAGCTGGATAAGTCATTACTTGTGCGGGTAGATGCCAGTACTTTTTCACAGCCGGCCAAACGCCCGGCGCGCACGGGGTTCATCATCACCAAAGCCGAGCGGGAACTAAGCTACCAGCCTCATTCCTTCCAGGAAGGCATTGCGCTGCTGGCCCGCCAAACCGAGGCTGCATAA
- a CDS encoding ABC transporter permease codes for MSRPRLSWPEWTAAGWLLMLVVAAVAAPSQAPFPNLLQANLPPGQAPFWLGTDAQGQGLGTLLLLGARTTLLVSLPAATLAVLLGAGLGSVAGFWGNAHWRVTQAFVLAAAVVGAGAVLEAAQLLAHPVWLLPLLLLGTTIWYGARHWAWGRRRRALPLDHAVQTLITLLDSVPLLVLVVVVAALQRPSAAGLVLLLAGTCWTAPARLMRAATLQVRALPYVEAARAAGLPARRILLRHVWPATWPVQMVRFPLTVALLIGLETTLSFLGIGLPPEIPSWGRLLAAVRFSPGSWWLLLGPGVALGATLLSLHTLMARSKSQKYSFADVTKQAYSDQA; via the coding sequence GTGAGCCGCCCGCGCCTGTCTTGGCCGGAATGGACAGCAGCAGGCTGGCTGCTGATGCTGGTGGTGGCCGCCGTGGCCGCGCCAAGCCAAGCTCCCTTTCCCAATTTGCTGCAAGCCAACCTGCCGCCGGGCCAGGCTCCCTTCTGGCTAGGTACTGATGCGCAAGGCCAGGGGCTAGGAACCTTGCTTCTGCTGGGAGCCCGCACCACGTTGCTGGTAAGCCTGCCGGCGGCCACGCTGGCGGTGCTGCTTGGGGCGGGGCTGGGCAGTGTAGCGGGGTTTTGGGGCAATGCCCACTGGCGGGTAACGCAAGCTTTTGTGCTGGCAGCCGCGGTAGTGGGAGCCGGAGCGGTGCTGGAGGCAGCTCAGCTACTGGCTCACCCGGTATGGCTGCTGCCGCTGCTGCTGCTAGGAACCACCATCTGGTATGGTGCCCGCCACTGGGCGTGGGGTCGCCGCCGCCGGGCTTTGCCCCTCGACCACGCTGTTCAAACGCTAATAACCCTGCTTGACTCCGTGCCCCTGCTGGTACTGGTGGTGGTGGTGGCCGCGCTGCAACGGCCTTCGGCGGCGGGGCTCGTATTGTTGCTGGCTGGCACCTGCTGGACTGCCCCTGCCCGGCTGATGCGGGCCGCTACTCTGCAGGTTCGGGCGCTGCCTTACGTGGAGGCAGCCCGGGCCGCCGGCCTGCCCGCCAGGCGCATCCTGCTGCGCCACGTGTGGCCGGCCACCTGGCCCGTGCAGATGGTGCGGTTTCCGCTTACTGTAGCCCTGCTTATTGGCCTGGAAACCACGCTTTCCTTTTTAGGTATTGGGCTGCCCCCGGAAATTCCCAGCTGGGGCCGTCTGTTGGCCGCCGTGCGCTTTAGCCCCGGTAGCTGGTGGCTGCTGCTGGGGCCCGGAGTTGCGTTGGGGGCCACCCTACTCAGCCTGCACACGCTCATGGCACGTAGCAAAAGCCAGAAATATTCTTTTGCTGATGTCACAAAACAAGCCTATTCTGACCAGGCATAA
- a CDS encoding ABC transporter permease, with amino-acid sequence MGRTLLLAWLVLSALFLLSRSAADPAAFVQQALESSSRVFSPAEQQAATRQLLRRYGLDEPVFYVTLPPQPHGLRPAWQWHGLHNQYHRWVGGLLRGDLGFSFRDGAPVAKLVGRSLRYTLPLTGAALALSVAAAVGGSLLLNYHRTWRPTLLAVLHALQALPLFLVALGLLLLLANPDALSWFPVFGLDAAELSGPWWAQAGRQLPYLVLPITSLVLVSAPALLVQLDGALQHELRAPYIATARAKGASRWGVLRHHALRNALLPGITLAAALLPEVVAGSVVVEVLFALPGMGRLLAEAAASQDYPVLLGGVTLVVVVRLLAQALADILYQAADPRVRIQP; translated from the coding sequence TTGGGACGTACGCTGCTGCTGGCTTGGCTTGTTTTATCAGCTCTGTTTCTGCTAAGCCGCTCCGCAGCTGATCCAGCAGCCTTCGTTCAGCAAGCCCTGGAGTCGAGCAGCCGGGTGTTTTCGCCGGCCGAGCAGCAAGCAGCCACCCGGCAGCTCTTGCGCCGTTACGGCCTCGATGAGCCCGTGTTCTACGTAACGTTGCCGCCGCAGCCGCATGGCTTGCGGCCGGCGTGGCAGTGGCACGGCCTTCACAATCAGTACCACCGGTGGGTGGGTGGCCTTTTGCGCGGCGATTTGGGCTTTTCCTTCCGCGACGGCGCCCCCGTTGCGAAGTTGGTTGGCCGCTCGTTGCGCTATACGTTGCCCCTGACCGGCGCGGCCCTGGCGCTGAGCGTGGCCGCAGCCGTAGGTGGTTCCTTGCTGCTGAACTATCATCGAACCTGGCGGCCAACCCTGCTGGCGGTGCTACATGCCTTGCAAGCGCTGCCCTTATTTTTGGTGGCCCTGGGCCTGCTGCTACTGCTGGCTAACCCCGATGCCTTGTCCTGGTTCCCGGTCTTCGGACTGGATGCGGCCGAGCTGAGCGGGCCTTGGTGGGCTCAGGCCGGGCGGCAACTGCCGTACCTGGTTTTGCCGATTACCAGCTTAGTGCTGGTGAGTGCCCCCGCCCTGCTGGTGCAGCTGGATGGAGCCTTGCAACACGAGCTACGTGCCCCCTACATTGCCACGGCCCGTGCCAAAGGCGCCAGCCGGTGGGGGGTGCTGCGGCATCATGCCCTGCGCAACGCCCTGCTGCCCGGTATTACCCTGGCGGCGGCCCTGCTGCCCGAGGTGGTAGCCGGCTCGGTAGTGGTGGAAGTGCTGTTTGCCTTGCCCGGCATGGGCCGCCTGCTGGCCGAAGCCGCCGCCAGCCAAGATTACCCGGTGCTGCTGGGCGGCGTAACGCTGGTCGTAGTAGTACGCTTGCTGGCTCAGGCCCTGGCCGATATCCTGTACCAAGCCGCCGACCCCCGGGTCCGGATTCAGCCGTGA
- a CDS encoding ABC transporter substrate-binding protein produces the protein MKLLSSGLTVMLGAGLVACSPASSSKPDAIRIRWARDPANLDPLVVDNLSSYTVANLLHCSLLKPNEKKLISVPWLAEAYPTVRSLNDSLMLVSFRLRPEATWDNGSPVLARDVAFTLKVMNCPGLPIELDQAQYGFIRDIELDAQDPRRFTLLCAGKSSEYVQQSGDFSILPEYVLDPQGQLRPLTIASMRRPGAAAGVVASFARRYQALELARHPERLPGCGPYQLRSWQPGRYLTLQRKTTWWADRLPAVPPQLQAVPRRITYHVIPDAATATLALRRGEIDLYSMMPAGEFVRLQESASDRARLRFYTTPSYECLIASFNVRQPVLRDRLTRQALSQLFNIPALIQAVERGTAYPTVGLISPAIKAYYNDSLPLPQYSPAQAVELLQQAGWQRLPAGGWQRPVAGGAPRRLQLSISYRAGEPSFETVALQFRAAAAAIGIRVELRPLEGALLSQQLRAGTTDITLRNIAGSPFSYDFTSFLHSEGLGVGNFTGYATPASDKLIKDIAQAEQPDQKARLLRRLQRLLHEEKPLLVLYYMQYRIAAASTLGPIPVMGFKPGYDVQRIGAVPAGTP, from the coding sequence ATGAAGCTACTGTCTTCTGGTTTAACTGTAATGCTAGGGGCTGGTCTGGTTGCCTGCTCTCCAGCTTCCTCTTCCAAACCGGACGCTATCCGCATCCGCTGGGCCCGCGACCCTGCCAACCTCGACCCGCTCGTGGTGGACAACCTGAGTTCGTATACGGTGGCGAACCTGCTGCACTGCAGCTTGCTGAAGCCCAACGAAAAAAAGCTAATCAGTGTGCCCTGGCTGGCCGAGGCCTATCCCACCGTACGCTCACTCAATGACTCGCTAATGCTGGTGAGCTTCCGGCTGCGGCCCGAAGCCACCTGGGACAACGGCTCGCCCGTACTGGCCCGCGACGTAGCCTTCACGCTGAAGGTGATGAACTGCCCAGGCTTGCCCATCGAGCTGGATCAGGCGCAATATGGGTTTATTCGCGACATCGAGCTGGATGCTCAGGATCCGCGCCGGTTTACGCTGTTATGCGCGGGCAAGTCGTCGGAGTACGTACAGCAGTCGGGCGACTTTTCCATCCTTCCGGAATACGTGCTGGACCCGCAGGGGCAGTTGCGCCCGCTGACGATAGCGTCGATGCGCCGTCCGGGCGCGGCGGCAGGCGTAGTGGCCAGCTTCGCGCGCCGCTACCAGGCCCTGGAACTGGCCCGCCATCCGGAACGCCTGCCGGGCTGCGGCCCATATCAGCTACGCTCCTGGCAGCCGGGCCGCTACCTGACGTTGCAGCGCAAAACCACCTGGTGGGCCGACCGGCTACCAGCCGTGCCCCCGCAGCTACAGGCTGTGCCGCGCCGCATTACTTACCACGTGATTCCCGATGCGGCTACGGCCACGCTGGCCCTGCGGCGCGGCGAAATCGACTTGTACAGCATGATGCCCGCGGGCGAGTTTGTCCGCTTGCAGGAATCGGCCTCCGACCGCGCCCGGCTGCGCTTCTACACCACGCCTTCGTATGAATGCCTGATAGCCTCGTTTAACGTGCGCCAGCCCGTGCTGCGCGACCGGCTAACCCGGCAGGCCCTTTCTCAGCTATTTAATATTCCGGCCCTGATTCAGGCAGTGGAGCGCGGCACCGCCTACCCGACCGTAGGCTTGATCAGTCCAGCCATCAAGGCGTACTACAACGACAGCTTGCCGCTGCCACAGTACAGCCCCGCCCAGGCAGTTGAGTTGCTGCAGCAAGCTGGTTGGCAGCGGTTGCCCGCAGGCGGCTGGCAACGGCCGGTGGCAGGAGGGGCCCCGCGCCGCTTGCAGCTAAGCATCAGCTACCGTGCCGGCGAACCAAGCTTTGAAACCGTGGCCCTGCAGTTTCGGGCGGCGGCGGCGGCCATCGGTATTCGGGTAGAGCTACGCCCCCTAGAGGGCGCCCTGCTGAGCCAGCAGCTGCGGGCCGGCACCACCGACATAACGCTGCGCAACATTGCCGGCAGCCCCTTTTCGTATGACTTCACTTCCTTTCTGCATTCGGAAGGATTGGGAGTAGGCAATTTCACGGGCTACGCCACGCCGGCCAGCGACAAGCTAATTAAAGACATTGCGCAGGCTGAGCAGCCCGACCAGAAAGCCCGGCTACTGCGCCGGCTGCAACGGCTGCTGCACGAGGAAAAGCCACTGCTGGTACTATACTATATGCAATACCGGATTGCGGCGGCCAGCACCCTGGGCCCCATCCCGGTAATGGGGTTCAAACCGGGTTATGATGTGCAGCGCATTGGTGCGGTGCCGGCTGGCACTCCTTAA